The following proteins come from a genomic window of Vibrio vulnificus NBRC 15645 = ATCC 27562:
- a CDS encoding IS3 family transposase (programmed frameshift), giving the protein MTKRTRRLFSAEFKLEAAQLVLDQNYSVTEAAQAMNVGKSTMDKWVRQLREERQGKAPKASPMTPEQIEIRELKKKLARLEEHNEIPKKSHGSVDVGLTEQFLIIKKLKQSYSVKTLCEVFNVHRSSYNYWLKRPTVINAETVKLRSLVSEAHAASNGSAGARTIADIVTNQGMKLSRYRATKLMKTLGLVSCQEPKHRYRKASQEHIEVPNHLGRQFAVTAPNEVWVGDVTYIWTGNRWMYLAVVIDLFARKVIGWSMSLSPDSRLTGKALSMAYESRGKPKGVMFHSDQGSHYTSRKYRQLLWRFQIKQSLSRRGNCWDNAPMERFFRSLKTEWVPTVGYRSFAEAQQEITRYIIGYYCQLRRHQYNGGLTPNESERLYWENSKTVANFS; this is encoded by the exons ATGACAAAACGTACAAGACGACTATTTAGCGCAGAATTTAAGTTAGAAGCGGCGCAGTTAGTCCTAGACCAAAACTATTCAGTGACTGAAGCAGCCCAAGCCATGAATGTGGGTAAATCCACGATGGATAAATGGGTTCGCCAGCTTAGAGAAGAGCGCCAAGGGAAAGCACCGAAAGCTTCACCTATGACCCCTGAGCAAATAGAAATTCGGGAACTAAAAAAGAAGCTGGCTCGCCTTGAAGAGCATAATGAAATAC CTAAAAAAAGCCACGGCTCTGTTGATGTCGGACTCACTGAACAATTCTTGATCATCAAGAAACTCAAGCAGAGCTACAGCGTAAAAACATTATGCGAAGTCTTCAATGTTCATCGAAGTAGTTATAACTATTGGCTCAAACGACCAACGGTAATTAATGCTGAAACAGTAAAACTTCGCAGCTTAGTTAGTGAGGCCCACGCCGCAAGCAATGGCTCCGCGGGGGCGCGAACCATTGCAGATATAGTCACAAATCAGGGCATGAAGCTGAGCCGATACAGAGCAACAAAGCTTATGAAAACTCTTGGTTTAGTGAGTTGCCAAGAACCAAAGCATCGTTACAGAAAAGCTTCACAAGAGCATATTGAAGTTCCCAATCACTTAGGACGTCAGTTTGCTGTCACCGCACCAAATGAAGTCTGGGTTGGCGATGTTACGTATATTTGGACGGGTAATCGGTGGATGTATTTAGCGGTCGTTATCGATCTTTTTGCTCGTAAAGTGATTGGTTGGTCGATGTCTTTATCACCTGATAGTCGGCTAACAGGCAAAGCTTTGTCGATGGCTTATGAATCTCGTGGTAAGCCTAAAGGAGTCATGTTCCATAGCGATCAAGGTAGTCACTATACCAGTCGTAAATACCGCCAATTACTGTGGCGTTTTCAAATAAAACAGAGTTTATCTCGCAGAGGAAACTGTTGGGATAATGCACCGATGGAGCGCTTCTTTAGAAGTCTGAAAACGGAATGGGTGCCAACTGTGGGTTATCGTAGCTTCGCTGAGGCTCAACAAGAGATCACTCGCTACATCATTGGATATTACTGCCAACTCAGGCGACATCAGTATAACGGTGGTCTAACTCCCAATGAGTCAGAACGATTATATTGGGAAAACTCTAAAACCGTGGCCAATTTTAGTTGA